Within Micromonospora narathiwatensis, the genomic segment CCGGCGTGCACGCGGTGCCGAACACCTTGCACTCCCAGGGCTTGAGCACTCCCTTGAGGACCTCGCCGCACTGGCAGGCCTTCGGATCCGCCACCCGTACCCCGGGTACGTCGAAGAGCCGCTCGGCGTCGAAGGCCGCGTACTCGTCGCGCATCCGCAGGGCGGAGTGGGAGATGAAGCCGAGGCCGCGCCACTCGAAGTACGGCCGCAGCCGCATGACCCGGCCGATGGCCTCGATCGCCCGCGGGTTGCCGTCCCAGGGGACCACCCGGGTGTACTGGTTCTCCACCTCGCAGCGGCCCTCGGCGAGTTGCCTGAGCAGCATGAGGACCGACTGCAGCAGATCCAGCGGTTCGAACCCGGCGCACACGAGCGGCTTGCCGTAGTCGCGGGCGATGAACTCGTACGGCCGGCACCCGATGACCGTGGAGACGTGTCCCGGCCCGAGGAAGCCGTCGAGGCGCAGGTCCGGCGAGTCGAGGATCGCCTTGATCGCCGGCAGGATCGTGACGTGGTTGCAGAAGACCGAGAAGTTGTCGATCCCCTCGGCGGCGGCCCGCAGCACGGTCATCGCCGTCGACGGCGAGGTGGTCTCGAACCCGATCGCCATGAACACGACCCGGCGGTCCGGGTTGGTCCGGGCGATCTTCAGGGCGTCCAACGGCGAGTACACCATCCGGATGTCGGCGCCGGCGGCCTTGGCGTCGAAGAACGAGCCGCTCCCGCCGGGAACCCGCATCATGTCGCCGAACGCGGTCAGGATGACCCCGGGCTCGTGGGCGATCGCGATGGCGTCGTCCACCCGGCCCATCGGGATCACGCACACCGGGCAGCCCGGCCCGTGCACCAGCGAGACGTTTTCCGGCAGGTAGTCCTCGATCCCGTGCTTGTAGATGGTGTGCGTGTGGCCGCCGCAGACCTCCATGAACTTGTACTGCCGGCCCGGCTCGCACATCGCGGCGATCTGGGCGGCCAGCGCCTGGGCCCGGTCCGCGTCGCGGTACTCGTCAACGAAACGCATGTGGTCGTTTCCCTAGGTGATGTCGGATTCGGCGAGCGCCTGGAGTTCGTCGGTGTACGCCTGCCCGAGACCGTTCAGCAGTGTCAGGGTGGCGGCGGCCTCGGCCTCGTCGATCTTCGACATGGCGAATCCGACGTGCACGAGCACCCAGTCGCCGACGCCGACCTGGTCCTGACCGAGCAGGCCGATGTTGACCGCCCGCCGGACGCCGACGACGTCCACGACGGCGAGGTCGTCGCGACCGGCTTTGATCTCGAC encodes:
- the hypD gene encoding hydrogenase formation protein HypD: MRFVDEYRDADRAQALAAQIAAMCEPGRQYKFMEVCGGHTHTIYKHGIEDYLPENVSLVHGPGCPVCVIPMGRVDDAIAIAHEPGVILTAFGDMMRVPGGSGSFFDAKAAGADIRMVYSPLDALKIARTNPDRRVVFMAIGFETTSPSTAMTVLRAAAEGIDNFSVFCNHVTILPAIKAILDSPDLRLDGFLGPGHVSTVIGCRPYEFIARDYGKPLVCAGFEPLDLLQSVLMLLRQLAEGRCEVENQYTRVVPWDGNPRAIEAIGRVMRLRPYFEWRGLGFISHSALRMRDEYAAFDAERLFDVPGVRVADPKACQCGEVLKGVLKPWECKVFGTACTPETPIGTCMVSSEGACAAYYNFGRFTRQRLTEAVRV
- a CDS encoding HypC/HybG/HupF family hydrogenase formation chaperone → MCLGIPGEIVEIKAGRDDLAVVDVVGVRRAVNIGLLGQDQVGVGDWVLVHVGFAMSKIDEAEAAATLTLLNGLGQAYTDELQALAESDIT